Proteins from a genomic interval of Aquabacterium sp. J223:
- a CDS encoding FecR family protein: MTPARLRTTVALAASIACGAAVAQAAAPAALLLFVDGPVTVVAAGGERRPAVRGASVASGERIETGRGRAQLKMVDGAMLSLQPETELQIDDYRLATLDQDERAALTLRRGGLRTVTGAIGRSRRDHYRLQTPAATIGIRGTEYSAQVDEGVRVRVAGGRVAVCNDGGCLDLRPGQSGFTPSRAVTPVLAAAPVLLPAAAPVAAAAPTRVAHAGGDDARTATGLSLEPEAPPVPTPAPPPSGPVAAPPVDGPIAAPGSPAPAPGSDPTPAPSPPVAGPGAGPAPSPGPAPSPAPAQSPGAVPSPAPAPSPAPASPVPSPAPNPIPAGPVLDVPLLNPVLGPTLALTEKRGPAIAVSVAMQQSGTDLAAGSVVHRLVSGAERVLKLDGSVTEIKDTATGKKVDNAEMTADFGADGIVAWGRWAEGKTTFLPKHDKLQALHYVAMQGSPALPVVRGYASFASTAPTLSAADGSTIAVGVPNSVTGALAVNFPGASGGTVDYRVQVPLAGQTYTLAGTATQSNGFAFNGPATSITATGSGCAAGCTGLLGGGLAVQGLVGGNGNSRAGLVYGFGAQPGTVAGAVVFKPN; the protein is encoded by the coding sequence ATGACGCCCGCCCGCCTGCGCACCACCGTCGCCCTGGCCGCCTCGATCGCCTGCGGCGCGGCGGTGGCCCAGGCCGCGGCGCCGGCGGCCCTGCTGCTGTTCGTCGACGGGCCGGTCACCGTGGTGGCCGCCGGCGGCGAGCGCCGGCCGGCGGTGCGCGGCGCCAGCGTCGCCAGCGGCGAGCGCATCGAGACCGGCCGCGGCCGCGCCCAGCTGAAGATGGTGGACGGCGCCATGCTGTCGCTGCAGCCCGAGACCGAACTGCAGATCGACGACTACCGCCTGGCCACCCTCGACCAGGACGAGCGCGCCGCGCTGACCCTGCGCCGCGGCGGCCTGCGCACCGTCACCGGTGCCATCGGCCGCAGCCGCCGCGACCACTACCGGCTGCAGACGCCGGCCGCCACCATCGGCATCCGAGGCACCGAGTACAGCGCGCAGGTGGACGAGGGCGTGCGCGTGCGCGTGGCCGGCGGCCGGGTGGCGGTGTGCAACGACGGCGGCTGCCTCGACCTGCGGCCGGGCCAGTCGGGCTTCACGCCGTCGCGCGCGGTGACGCCGGTGCTCGCCGCCGCCCCGGTGCTGCTGCCGGCCGCCGCGCCGGTGGCCGCGGCCGCGCCGACCCGCGTGGCGCATGCCGGCGGCGACGACGCCCGCACCGCCACGGGCCTGTCGCTGGAACCCGAGGCGCCGCCGGTGCCGACCCCGGCGCCGCCACCCAGTGGCCCCGTCGCCGCGCCGCCGGTCGACGGACCGATCGCCGCCCCTGGCAGCCCGGCGCCTGCCCCCGGCTCGGACCCGACGCCCGCGCCGTCCCCACCTGTCGCCGGTCCGGGTGCCGGCCCGGCGCCGTCGCCGGGCCCGGCGCCGAGTCCCGCCCCAGCCCAGAGTCCCGGTGCAGTCCCGAGTCCTGCCCCGGCCCCGAGCCCCGCGCCAGCGAGCCCAGTCCCGTCCCCGGCCCCCAATCCCATCCCGGCCGGACCGGTCCTCGATGTGCCGCTGCTGAACCCGGTGCTCGGCCCGACGCTGGCACTGACCGAGAAGCGCGGGCCGGCGATTGCCGTGTCGGTGGCCATGCAGCAAAGCGGGACCGACCTCGCGGCCGGTTCGGTGGTGCACCGGTTGGTCTCCGGCGCCGAGCGCGTGCTCAAGCTCGATGGCTCGGTCACCGAGATCAAGGACACCGCCACCGGCAAGAAGGTCGACAACGCCGAGATGACGGCGGACTTCGGCGCCGACGGCATCGTCGCCTGGGGCCGCTGGGCCGAGGGCAAGACCACCTTCCTGCCCAAGCACGACAAGCTGCAGGCGCTGCACTACGTGGCCATGCAGGGCTCGCCGGCGCTGCCGGTGGTGCGCGGCTACGCCTCGTTCGCCTCCACCGCGCCGACGCTGTCGGCGGCCGACGGCAGCACCATCGCGGTCGGCGTGCCGAACAGCGTCACCGGGGCGCTGGCCGTCAACTTCCCCGGCGCCAGCGGCGGCACGGTGGACTACCGGGTGCAGGTGCCGCTGGCGGGCCAGACCTACACGCTGGCCGGCACGGCGACGCAGAGCAACGGGTTCGCCTTCAACGGCCCGGCCACGTCCATCACCGCCACCGGCAGCGGCTGCGCCGCCGGCTGCACCGGCCTGCTCGGCGGCGGGCTGGCGGTGCAGGGCCTGGTGGGCGGCAACGGCAACAGCCGTGCGGGCCTGGTCTACGGTTTCGGCGCGCAGCCCGGCACCGTGGCCGGCGCGGTGGTCTTCAAGCCGAACTGA
- a CDS encoding surface lipoprotein assembly modifier has translation MSTGSLRLRAPVLRAAASALLSCLMLAGPAWADALLDDARRLMAEQRPDAAWRLLEPHEAARAGDPAYDHLLGIAAVDAGHVTRGILALERVLAAQPDNTLARAEIGRAYLAAGEPQAARRALEDARRGTMPPAAAATIDRLLGTLAERPSEGLTRPLRRAFAALTVGRDSNVNSAAAASEVAIPAFGGLLFTLDPQVRGRGDTVTTAQVGADGQWPLAGGVSAIAAAGLRRGWNAREQAFEQQSAEASAGGAWERAGDRVTAALQATTFRLGGQRYRDAHGLGAQWQHTLRPTTQLSAFSEWSRLDYAGQPDRNADRTVLGLGAAQALDSGRRVPYASLYTARERSRSGQDAFAHRAWGARAGLEQAFGASLAGFASVQFERRRHGGDDALFMARRADRQTDLVAGLRWSLAADWRLTPQLLITRNASNLPLADYRRRVLQITLRRDFE, from the coding sequence ATGTCGACCGGTTCGCTGCGCCTGCGGGCGCCAGTCCTTCGCGCAGCCGCTTCGGCGCTGCTGTCCTGCCTGATGCTGGCCGGGCCCGCATGGGCCGATGCGCTGCTCGACGACGCCCGCCGGCTGATGGCCGAGCAGCGCCCGGACGCGGCCTGGCGGCTGCTCGAACCGCACGAGGCCGCGCGCGCCGGCGACCCGGCTTACGACCACCTGCTCGGCATCGCCGCCGTCGATGCCGGCCACGTCACCCGCGGCATCCTGGCCCTGGAGCGGGTGCTGGCCGCACAGCCGGACAACACCCTGGCGCGTGCCGAGATCGGCCGCGCCTACCTCGCCGCCGGTGAGCCGCAGGCCGCCCGCCGGGCGCTGGAAGACGCCCGGCGCGGCACCATGCCGCCGGCCGCGGCGGCCACCATCGACCGCCTGCTCGGCACCCTGGCCGAGCGCCCGAGCGAGGGGCTGACGCGGCCGCTGCGACGTGCCTTCGCGGCGCTGACCGTCGGCCGAGACAGCAACGTCAACAGCGCGGCGGCGGCGTCCGAGGTCGCCATCCCGGCCTTCGGCGGCCTGCTGTTCACGCTCGACCCGCAGGTGCGCGGCCGCGGCGACACCGTGACCACTGCGCAGGTCGGGGCCGACGGCCAGTGGCCGCTGGCGGGTGGTGTCAGCGCCATCGCCGCCGCCGGCCTGCGCCGCGGCTGGAACGCCCGGGAACAGGCCTTCGAGCAGCAGAGCGCCGAGGCCAGCGCCGGCGGCGCCTGGGAGCGCGCCGGCGACCGCGTCACCGCGGCGCTGCAGGCCACCACCTTCCGCCTCGGCGGCCAGCGCTACCGCGACGCCCATGGCCTGGGCGCGCAATGGCAGCACACGCTGCGGCCGACCACCCAGCTCAGCGCCTTCAGCGAATGGTCCCGGCTCGACTACGCCGGCCAGCCCGACCGCAACGCCGACCGCACGGTGCTCGGGCTCGGCGCGGCGCAGGCGCTGGACAGCGGCCGGCGGGTGCCCTACGCCAGCCTCTACACCGCGCGCGAACGCAGCCGCAGCGGCCAGGACGCCTTCGCCCACCGCGCCTGGGGCGCCCGCGCCGGTCTGGAGCAGGCGTTCGGGGCGTCGCTGGCCGGCTTCGCCAGCGTGCAGTTCGAACGTCGACGGCACGGCGGCGACGACGCGCTCTTCATGGCGCGCCGGGCCGACCGCCAGACCGACCTGGTGGCCGGCCTGCGCTGGAGCCTCGCCGCCGACTGGCGGCTCACGCCGCAGTTGCTGATCACCCGCAACGCGTCCAACCTGCCGCTGGCGGACTACCGGCGGCGTGTGCTGCAGATCACCTTGAGAAGGGACTTCGAATGA
- a CDS encoding TolC family protein — protein sequence MPPLLSCRPSSVLSRPALAVALGLALSLPAAARCIDDNGRELQPPAGADGGAAAPMEPRAQMQELIGLAISRSNAVGAAKLLVEAAQHDIEEAKAAAKLQASAFAGVNYQSNTVWGLAQPAGTQGRVGAQVGSMLYDGGRVERLTDWRTSLAEAARQGQINTQEQIALQAVSSALERARYRLQAQVYQQYGRKMACLVEALEQIVKTDRGRASELVQAQKSQAQAELARAGALSAMRQSEIRLRRFVGDGLPPTEGLSSLLTRLPPMDEVMAQTERSAEIALLKAQSQAASSYAQALAAATRPQVNWSLGASKAVGVGNPSALQVGINLTLPLLAPAADPSIAAAQRRAEATRLTQIDVLESRRSRVADVHEQATSAFDRARRVAEVVRDSDRVRNFTLQQWQQLGRRSLFDVMAAEGDHYNMRVTYVNALIDGQQANALLWSLGGGLAVWLQ from the coding sequence ATGCCGCCGCTGTTGTCCTGCCGCCCGTCCTCCGTTCTGTCGCGCCCGGCGCTCGCCGTGGCGCTCGGCCTGGCGCTGTCGCTGCCGGCCGCCGCCCGCTGCATCGACGACAACGGCCGTGAGCTGCAGCCACCGGCGGGCGCCGACGGTGGTGCCGCCGCGCCGATGGAGCCCCGCGCCCAGATGCAGGAGCTGATCGGCCTGGCCATCTCGCGCAGCAACGCGGTGGGCGCGGCCAAGCTGCTGGTGGAGGCCGCGCAGCACGACATCGAGGAGGCCAAGGCCGCCGCCAAGCTGCAGGCCAGCGCCTTCGCCGGCGTCAACTACCAGAGCAACACCGTGTGGGGCCTGGCGCAGCCGGCCGGCACGCAGGGCCGGGTGGGCGCGCAAGTGGGCTCGATGCTGTACGACGGCGGCCGGGTCGAGCGCCTCACCGACTGGCGCACCTCGCTGGCCGAGGCCGCCCGCCAGGGCCAGATCAACACCCAGGAACAGATCGCCCTGCAGGCGGTGAGCAGCGCGCTGGAGCGCGCGCGCTACCGGCTGCAGGCCCAGGTCTACCAGCAGTACGGCCGCAAGATGGCCTGCCTGGTCGAGGCGCTGGAGCAGATCGTCAAGACCGACCGTGGCCGCGCCAGCGAGCTGGTGCAGGCCCAGAAGAGCCAGGCGCAGGCCGAGCTGGCGCGCGCCGGCGCCCTGTCGGCCATGCGCCAGTCCGAGATCCGGCTGCGCCGCTTCGTCGGCGACGGCCTGCCGCCCACCGAGGGGCTGTCGTCGCTGCTGACGCGGCTGCCGCCGATGGACGAGGTGATGGCGCAGACCGAGCGCTCGGCCGAGATCGCGCTGCTGAAGGCGCAGTCGCAGGCGGCGTCCAGCTACGCCCAGGCGCTGGCGGCGGCCACCAGGCCGCAGGTCAACTGGTCGCTCGGCGCCTCCAAGGCGGTGGGGGTCGGCAACCCGAGCGCGCTGCAGGTGGGCATCAACCTCACGCTGCCGCTGCTGGCGCCGGCCGCCGACCCGTCGATCGCCGCCGCCCAGCGGCGGGCCGAGGCCACCCGGTTGACCCAGATCGACGTGCTCGAGTCGCGCCGCTCCCGGGTGGCCGACGTGCACGAGCAGGCCACGTCGGCGTTCGACCGCGCCCGCCGCGTCGCCGAGGTGGTGCGCGACAGCGACCGCGTGCGCAACTTCACGCTGCAGCAGTGGCAGCAGCTCGGGCGGCGTTCGCTGTTCGACGTGATGGCCGCCGAGGGCGACCACTACAACATGCGCGTGACCTACGTCAACGCGCTGATCGACGGCCAGCAGGCGAACGCGCTGCTGTGGAGCCTGGGCGGCGGCCTCGCCGTCTGGCTGCAGTAG
- a CDS encoding methyl-accepting chemotaxis protein produces the protein MNSLDKLKIGTRLTLGFGLVLALLLAVGGAGIWQTARVNQGAHELGNNWLPSVVVLADMGLVITDARRASLRHALHDDAEGKKAQEASFNHSIDVKLKADFERYEALIATEEERALYRDARSAIDRWLAADRKLHAVSSGGEANVAQAHALVAGETSAAFLAAQTAMRKSLDYNVRLAEVETRRARDTYDSARGLSFALMGVAVALGVACAVFITRSITGPLRRAVQVVDTVARGDLTTHLDPQGRNELADLLRSLATMTRQLAATVGQVRQSSEQVASASTQIATGNADLSQRTEEQASNLEQTAASMEELQSTVQQNAATARQADRMAHEAAGAAGEGGRVVGEVVTTMQAIAGSSKKMADIIGVIDGIAFQTNILALNAAVEAARAGEQGRGFAVVASEVRSLAQRSAEAAREVKALIGDSVVQVETGTRLVGLAGERMQGIVDQVQRVSQFIGEISGATQEQSGGIGQVSDAVAQLDQVTQQNAALVEQSAAAADSLRQQAQRLNEAVAVFRLA, from the coding sequence ATGAACAGCCTCGACAAGCTGAAAATCGGTACCCGGCTGACGCTGGGCTTCGGCCTCGTCCTCGCCCTGCTGCTGGCGGTGGGCGGTGCGGGCATCTGGCAGACGGCGCGGGTCAACCAGGGCGCGCACGAACTGGGGAACAACTGGCTGCCCAGCGTCGTGGTGCTGGCCGACATGGGGCTCGTCATCACCGACGCACGGCGTGCCAGCCTGCGTCACGCGCTGCACGACGATGCCGAAGGCAAGAAGGCCCAGGAGGCCAGCTTCAACCACAGCATCGACGTCAAGCTGAAGGCGGACTTCGAGCGCTACGAGGCCTTGATCGCCACCGAGGAGGAGCGGGCGCTGTACCGTGACGCCCGGTCGGCCATCGACCGCTGGCTGGCGGCCGACCGGAAGCTGCACGCGGTGTCCAGCGGCGGCGAGGCGAACGTGGCGCAGGCCCATGCGCTGGTCGCCGGCGAGACGTCCGCCGCGTTCCTGGCCGCCCAGACGGCGATGCGCAAGAGCCTGGACTACAACGTCCGGCTGGCGGAGGTCGAGACCCGTCGTGCCCGCGACACCTACGACAGCGCACGCGGCCTGTCGTTCGCGTTGATGGGCGTGGCGGTGGCGCTGGGCGTCGCCTGCGCCGTGTTCATCACCCGTTCCATCACCGGGCCCCTCCGCCGGGCGGTGCAGGTGGTCGACACCGTGGCGCGCGGCGACCTGACGACGCACCTCGACCCGCAGGGGCGCAACGAACTGGCCGACCTGCTGCGCTCGCTGGCGACCATGACCCGGCAGCTGGCCGCCACCGTCGGCCAGGTGCGCCAGTCCAGCGAGCAGGTGGCCTCCGCCTCGACCCAGATCGCCACCGGCAACGCCGACCTGAGCCAGCGCACCGAGGAGCAGGCCAGCAACCTCGAGCAGACCGCCGCGTCGATGGAAGAGCTGCAGAGCACGGTGCAGCAGAACGCCGCGACCGCCCGCCAGGCCGACCGCATGGCGCACGAGGCCGCTGGCGCGGCAGGCGAGGGCGGACGGGTGGTGGGCGAGGTGGTCACCACCATGCAGGCCATCGCCGGCTCGTCGAAGAAGATGGCCGACATCATCGGCGTCATCGACGGCATCGCCTTCCAGACCAACATCCTGGCGTTGAACGCCGCGGTCGAAGCCGCCCGCGCCGGCGAGCAGGGCCGCGGCTTCGCGGTGGTCGCGTCGGAAGTGCGCAGCCTGGCGCAGCGCAGCGCCGAGGCGGCGCGCGAGGTCAAGGCGCTGATCGGCGACAGCGTGGTGCAGGTGGAGACCGGCACCCGCCTCGTCGGCCTGGCCGGCGAGCGCATGCAGGGCATCGTCGACCAGGTCCAGCGGGTGAGCCAGTTCATCGGCGAGATCTCCGGCGCCACGCAGGAGCAGTCCGGCGGCATCGGCCAGGTCAGCGACGCCGTGGCCCAGCTCGACCAGGTCACGCAGCAGAACGCGGCGCTGGTCGAGCAGAGCGCCGCCGCCGCGGACAGCCTGCGGCAGCAGGCGCAGCGGCTGAACGAGGCGGTGGCGGTGTTCCGGCTGGCGTGA
- a CDS encoding HlyD family efflux transporter periplasmic adaptor subunit, which yields MFGFGRKPKPALADGRVLPGDADFMSGVNAAQVVERVPQLTWPLWLMALAVGAALAWAMLARVEVVTRADGRVVPDGREQAIASLEGGILRELLVREGMLVDEGQAVARLDPTRFEAQQNEGQSRRLALKAAIARLGAEAGGRALVFPDEVRAAPDLMAAETEVYSNRRQVLQEAVAVNNRNVGLLQRELDMAELMSAKGLLSDVEVMRLRRQVNDLRLASSDRLARFRQDASAELLKAQNELAAMEEQQVVREDALRRTVLRSPVKGLVKSIKLNTLGGVVGPGAVIMEIVPLGPRVLVEARVKPQDVGFIRLGQTAQVKLTAYEYVVYGAMTGTVEYISPDALGDADRAAQNGTWYRVILRADPAALRAPTPLQVLPGMLGTVEINTAERSVLSFLLRPMMKSQEAFKER from the coding sequence ATGTTCGGCTTCGGACGCAAACCCAAGCCCGCCCTGGCCGACGGCCGCGTGCTGCCCGGCGACGCCGACTTCATGAGCGGCGTCAACGCCGCCCAGGTGGTCGAGCGAGTGCCGCAGCTCACCTGGCCGCTGTGGCTGATGGCGCTGGCCGTGGGCGCGGCGCTGGCCTGGGCCATGCTGGCCCGCGTCGAGGTGGTGACCCGGGCCGACGGCCGCGTGGTGCCCGACGGCCGCGAGCAGGCCATCGCCAGCCTGGAGGGCGGCATCCTGCGCGAGCTGCTGGTGCGCGAGGGCATGCTGGTGGACGAAGGCCAGGCGGTGGCCCGGCTCGACCCGACACGCTTCGAGGCGCAGCAGAACGAGGGCCAGTCGCGGCGGCTGGCGTTGAAGGCCGCCATCGCCCGGCTGGGCGCCGAGGCCGGCGGCCGGGCGCTGGTCTTCCCCGACGAGGTGCGGGCCGCGCCCGACCTGATGGCCGCCGAGACCGAGGTCTACAGCAACCGCCGGCAGGTGCTGCAGGAGGCCGTCGCCGTCAACAACCGCAACGTCGGCCTGCTGCAGCGCGAGCTCGACATGGCCGAGCTGATGTCGGCCAAGGGCCTGCTCAGCGACGTCGAGGTGATGCGCCTGCGCCGCCAGGTCAACGACCTGCGGCTGGCCAGCAGCGACCGGCTGGCGCGCTTCCGCCAGGACGCCAGCGCCGAGCTGCTGAAGGCGCAGAACGAGCTGGCCGCGATGGAGGAGCAGCAGGTGGTGCGCGAGGACGCGCTGCGCCGCACGGTGCTGCGCTCGCCGGTGAAGGGGCTGGTCAAGTCGATCAAGCTCAACACGCTGGGCGGCGTGGTCGGCCCGGGCGCGGTGATCATGGAGATCGTGCCGCTGGGCCCGCGCGTGCTGGTCGAGGCACGTGTCAAGCCGCAGGACGTCGGCTTCATCCGCCTCGGCCAGACGGCGCAGGTCAAGCTGACCGCCTACGAGTACGTGGTCTACGGCGCGATGACCGGCACCGTCGAGTACATCAGCCCGGACGCCCTGGGCGACGCCGACCGCGCGGCGCAGAACGGCACCTGGTACCGCGTCATCCTGCGCGCCGACCCCGCGGCGCTGCGCGCGCCGACGCCGCTGCAGGTGCTGCCCGGCATGCTGGGCACGGTGGAGATCAACACCGCCGAACGCTCGGTGCTGTCCTTCCTGCTGCGGCCGATGATGAAGTCGCAGGAGGCGTTCAAGGAGCGCTGA
- a CDS encoding type I secretion system permease/ATPase: MPPPLPRAAPEDRAPADDQPLLHALSWLTRHHGAERSPASLLAGLPMEQGRFGPTQAVRALKEAGFNAGLVKRSLAELPTLLMPAVLLLRGSEACIVAGRRGGGQAGAVYDVVMPGPEHHACTATEAELVQEYTGFALVASPKVEARAGVAEEGLRDPSSHWLWGTLRRFIPYYRSAMVAALLSNLLMLVTGILTSVIYDKVIPHKAFVTLWALAIGGFLAMGFDLLARQLRAHLIDLAGKKTDLLIGSLLFRQTLSLRMEHRPGSAGGHAHHHGQVEVVREFFASASLSAISDVPFALLFVAMTFVIGGPLGWVLVIALPLIAACALFIQGALRRAMHANMAQQADLHGLMVEAVEGLEDVKTAGAQGRFLHRFEQANAAAADSSLRSRRLTAWANNVAMIGQQAVTLVMLVWGVYLIADGVITGGALIGAVMMAGRAILPLGGLVSLAMRYQGARAAMSALDKLMALPVEREPGRAYIAHRRLTGRIGLHDVGFAYPSPAGSTTPPPKVLKGVTLRFAPGERVVILGRIGSGKSTILRLMAGLYQPTEGLVEVDGIDLRQLDSADFRSKVGFVSQEPRLFNGTLRENVLMGRHDADASRLAEVAQLTGLDRLVASHPQGWELPVGEMGGLLSGGQRQLVALARCLVTRPQILLMDEPTSSMDAQSETMFLRQLKEAAGPCTLVMVTHRPAVLELAQRVVVVDAGRLVMDGPKDQVLAALSGAKPAAAAASTAPPNVLRHPTAQPMAAQPAV; the protein is encoded by the coding sequence ATGCCGCCGCCGCTGCCGCGCGCCGCCCCCGAGGACCGTGCCCCCGCCGACGACCAGCCGCTGCTGCACGCGCTGTCCTGGCTGACCCGCCACCACGGCGCCGAGCGTTCGCCCGCGTCGCTGCTGGCCGGCCTGCCGATGGAGCAGGGCCGCTTCGGCCCGACGCAGGCGGTGCGTGCGTTGAAGGAGGCCGGCTTCAACGCCGGCCTGGTCAAGCGCTCGCTGGCCGAGCTGCCCACGCTGCTGATGCCGGCGGTGCTGCTACTGCGCGGCAGCGAGGCCTGCATCGTCGCCGGCCGCCGCGGCGGCGGCCAGGCCGGTGCGGTCTACGACGTGGTCATGCCGGGGCCCGAGCACCACGCCTGCACCGCCACCGAAGCCGAGCTGGTGCAGGAGTACACCGGCTTCGCGCTGGTCGCCAGCCCGAAGGTCGAAGCCCGCGCCGGCGTGGCCGAGGAGGGGCTGCGCGACCCGAGCAGCCACTGGCTGTGGGGCACGCTGCGGCGCTTCATCCCCTACTACCGCTCGGCGATGGTGGCGGCGCTGCTGTCCAACCTGCTGATGCTGGTCACCGGCATCCTCACCTCGGTCATCTACGACAAGGTGATCCCGCACAAGGCCTTCGTCACGCTGTGGGCGCTGGCCATCGGCGGCTTCCTGGCGATGGGCTTCGACCTGCTGGCGCGCCAGCTGCGCGCGCACCTGATCGACCTGGCCGGCAAGAAGACCGACCTGCTGATCGGATCGCTGCTGTTCCGGCAGACGCTGTCGCTGCGCATGGAGCACCGGCCCGGCTCGGCCGGCGGCCACGCCCACCACCATGGCCAGGTGGAGGTGGTGCGCGAGTTCTTCGCCTCCGCCTCGCTGTCGGCGATCAGCGACGTGCCGTTCGCGCTGCTCTTCGTCGCCATGACCTTCGTCATCGGCGGCCCGCTGGGCTGGGTGCTGGTGATCGCGCTGCCGCTGATCGCCGCCTGCGCGCTCTTCATCCAGGGCGCGCTGCGCCGTGCCATGCACGCCAACATGGCCCAGCAGGCGGACCTGCACGGGCTGATGGTGGAGGCGGTGGAAGGCCTGGAGGACGTGAAGACCGCCGGCGCGCAGGGCCGCTTCCTGCACCGCTTCGAGCAGGCCAACGCGGCGGCGGCGGACAGTTCGCTGCGCTCGCGCCGGCTCACCGCCTGGGCCAACAACGTGGCCATGATCGGCCAGCAGGCGGTGACGCTGGTGATGCTGGTCTGGGGCGTCTACCTGATCGCCGACGGCGTCATCACCGGCGGCGCGCTCATCGGCGCGGTGATGATGGCCGGCCGGGCCATCCTGCCGCTGGGCGGGCTGGTCAGCCTGGCCATGCGCTACCAGGGTGCCCGCGCCGCGATGTCGGCGCTGGACAAGCTGATGGCGCTGCCGGTCGAACGCGAGCCCGGCCGCGCCTACATCGCGCACCGGCGGCTGACCGGCCGCATCGGCCTGCACGACGTCGGCTTCGCCTACCCGTCGCCGGCCGGCAGCACCACGCCGCCGCCCAAGGTGCTGAAGGGCGTGACGCTGCGCTTCGCGCCCGGCGAGCGGGTGGTCATCCTCGGCCGCATCGGCAGCGGCAAGTCGACCATCCTGCGGCTGATGGCCGGGCTCTACCAGCCCACCGAGGGCCTGGTAGAGGTCGACGGCATCGACCTGCGCCAGCTCGACAGCGCCGACTTCCGCAGCAAGGTGGGCTTCGTGTCGCAGGAGCCGCGGCTGTTCAACGGCACGCTGCGCGAGAACGTGCTGATGGGCCGCCACGACGCCGACGCCTCGCGGCTGGCCGAGGTGGCGCAGCTCACCGGCCTGGACCGGCTGGTGGCCAGCCACCCGCAGGGCTGGGAGCTGCCGGTGGGCGAGATGGGCGGCCTGCTGTCCGGCGGCCAGCGGCAGCTGGTGGCGCTGGCGCGCTGCCTGGTCACCCGGCCGCAGATCCTGCTGATGGACGAGCCCACCAGCTCGATGGACGCGCAGTCCGAAACCATGTTCCTGCGCCAGCTGAAGGAGGCCGCCGGCCCCTGCACGCTGGTCATGGTCACCCACCGGCCGGCGGTGCTGGAGCTGGCGCAGCGGGTGGTGGTGGTCGACGCCGGCCGTCTGGTGATGGACGGGCCGAAGGACCAGGTGCTGGCCGCGCTGTCCGGTGCCAAGCCGGCGGCTGCTGCCGCCTCCACCGCACCGCCGAACGTGCTGCGCCACCCGACCGCGCAGCCGATGGCGGCGCAGCCGGCGGTCTGA
- a CDS encoding UDP-N-acetylglucosamine-peptide N-acetylglucosaminyltransferase: MPPRNAAERAGRIRVGYLSADFHQHATCILMAELLERHDRARFEVTLYSHGKDDGTDMRRRIERACEHFVDLRGQSDVQIAERIRADGIDLLVDLKGYTRDNRLPVLAYRPARVQAAYLGFPGTTGAGFIDYLIGDAVVTPLEHADRYSEKLVQLPRCYQPNDRQRARPAPTPRAALGLPEHALVLCGFNQPFKISKDVFDVWCRLLHAVPGSVLWLLEWNGQVRRNLEREAQARGLDPQRLVWAPRVKPADHIARLQQADLFVDTWPCNAHTTASDALWAGVPVVTFLGETFASRVAGSLVRSVGLPELVCADVAAYEAKALELMHDAGARADLRARLVAARETSPLFDSAQSARDLEAVFTRLVARHDAGLAPDHLAAEHDAAE, encoded by the coding sequence TTGCCCCCCCGCAACGCGGCCGAGCGCGCCGGCCGCATCCGCGTCGGCTACCTGTCGGCCGACTTCCACCAGCACGCCACCTGCATCCTGATGGCCGAGCTGCTGGAGCGCCACGACCGCGCCCGCTTCGAGGTCACCCTGTACTCGCACGGCAAGGACGACGGCACCGACATGCGCCGCCGCATCGAGCGCGCCTGCGAGCACTTCGTCGACCTGCGCGGCCAGAGCGACGTGCAGATCGCCGAACGCATCCGCGCCGACGGCATCGACCTGCTCGTCGACCTGAAGGGCTACACCCGCGACAACCGGCTGCCGGTGCTGGCGTACCGGCCGGCCCGCGTGCAGGCGGCCTACCTGGGCTTCCCCGGCACCACCGGCGCCGGCTTCATCGACTACCTGATCGGCGACGCGGTGGTGACCCCGCTCGAGCACGCCGACCGCTACAGCGAGAAGCTGGTGCAGCTGCCGCGCTGCTACCAGCCCAACGACCGCCAGCGCGCCCGCCCGGCGCCGACGCCGCGCGCGGCGCTCGGCCTGCCCGAGCACGCGCTGGTGCTGTGCGGCTTCAACCAGCCGTTCAAGATCTCCAAGGACGTGTTCGACGTCTGGTGCCGGCTGCTGCACGCGGTGCCCGGCTCGGTGCTGTGGCTGCTGGAGTGGAACGGCCAGGTGCGGCGCAACCTGGAGCGCGAAGCGCAGGCCCGCGGCCTCGACCCGCAGCGCCTGGTGTGGGCGCCGCGCGTCAAGCCGGCCGACCACATCGCCCGCCTGCAGCAGGCCGACCTCTTCGTCGACACCTGGCCCTGCAACGCCCACACCACCGCCAGCGACGCGCTGTGGGCCGGCGTGCCGGTGGTCACCTTCCTCGGCGAGACCTTCGCCTCGCGGGTGGCCGGCTCGCTGGTGCGCAGCGTCGGCCTGCCGGAACTGGTGTGCGCCGACGTGGCGGCCTACGAGGCCAAGGCGCTCGAACTGATGCACGACGCCGGCGCCCGCGCCGACCTGCGCGCGCGCCTGGTGGCCGCGCGCGAGACCAGCCCGCTGTTCGACAGCGCCCAGAGCGCACGCGACCTCGAGGCGGTGTTCACCCGCCTGGTCGCCCGCCACGACGCGGGCCTGGCCCCCGACCACCTCGCCGCCGAGCACGACGCCGCCGAGTGA